The window GTTATGCTGTACAATGCTTCTTTCAGCTTTTGATGTAATCGATGCCAAAGTGTGAAGGTTACCCAGTCTTCGGCTTGAGCCGCGTCTGGTGTATGTCCACGCAGGGGTTCGATTGTTTCACCCACAGCTTCTAAGATTTGACCGAGAGAAATTTGTGCGGGTTGGCGGGCTAATTGATAACCTCCTTGAGCACCGCGAACCGAGTTAACTAAACCGGCACGACGCATCTCAATCAACAGCTTCTCTAAATAAGGAGCTGGAATGTCTTGTCGCTGTGCGATCGCTTTAACAGATGTTGGTCCAAACCCTTGCTGTAAGCTTAAATCTAACAGCGCTTTGACACTATAGTGTCCGCGAGTTGTGAGCTTCATAAAAATTGAAAATTCAGGCAGTACAGTACTTGGTTGAAAACAATCCTAGGCTGGAGGAATGCCAGAGGACTCAAGGCTAAGATTGCTTTTGTCTTCTTCTTGAGGTCGCTCATGTGAATTGAGCAATTAGTTGTCGGGGTCTCCAGCGAAGGCTGTACTACCAACCTGACACATTATGTCTGGATCTGTAGGCTTGATTTTGGCTCAAATCGAGGTAGCCGTGAACCGAGATTATTTTTCCTTCTGTGAGACATCGCCGATGGAACTAACAGTATCGAGATGTATCAGTTATTCACAAACTCTTGCGGAGGTTTCGCGTCAGTTACAAACCCTGAGTAAACAAATATAGCGAACGAACTTGACCTATTTTGTGTAATATAGTTTAAGAAGCTGATACAACACTAAGATTTTGTTATCTTAGTTTCTAGTCAGTCAAGCAAAATCACTGCATACCCGTTAATCTCCATAGTTTTACATTCAAGTTGATGGCTAAAAAGAAAAAAATGGACCCCTTAGAGGGTGAGGCGCTGATTCTGAAAGTTAAAGAGCTGGGGAATCTCAGCAAAGAAGAAAAAGCGAGAGCCTGTGGCTACTTCACCGTTACAAAAAACGGGGTAGAGCGAGTCAATATGATGAAATTTCTCAACGCACTCATCGATGCGGAGGGAATTGAGTTAGACAGCAAAGCCAATGGCAATGGACGTGGGGGACGTAGCGCTAGTTATCGCATTAGTGTTCAGTCTAACGGTAATTTACTGATTGGCTCTGCCTATACTAAACAGATGGGTTTACAGCCCGGAGATGAATTTGAAATCACTCTAGGCCGCAAGCATATTCACCTGAAGCAACTTGACGCTCTCGAAGAAACGGCTGAGGCGTCTTGAGAATTGGGTCAAAAGTGAAGGATAAAGTCAGAGTTACGGTCTGTTAAACAAAACCCCCTAGGTTCAACCAGAGCGAGGAACATTTGGTTTTTGAGTAAGGGCAATTGTTATTACTCAAGATTTTCGCCACGCATTTCTCTGACGGCTTAGGGGCAAAGCACCTGTGGCACAATCAACATCGGTACTTTGCCCAATGTTTTGAATAAAACCTATATCCAGGAGGAGGCAGTTCCCTACGATTCGGTTGAAGGCAGGGGGCGGTATTTGATGCGGAGAATTTTTAAGGAAAGACTCTCCGCGTTAACTCTTAACTAAACAAGATTGAGAAGACCCTCAATACTTCCATACCCATCGAAAGCCCATGGCGAAAATTCGCAGAAACAGGCAGGGTTGTCTGTGGGCGACACACAGTTGTCCGAATACCACTTCCAGAGGTTTTATTCTGGAAGCTAATGGGGTATGGAGTTCAGTTCTACCCCTTCTTTTTATGGCTTAATTCCCCGTCCCTGGCTGGATAATATTCATAACAATAGCTGCTGTTTATTCATTACACCTGGAAAGAAACACGAGATAGCAAACCGATTGTTCCTTCAGTTAGATTTTTGGGTGATCAACACCCAGCTAGAGTCGTTGGTTTTACCCACCACTACAGCTGGCTCTAAATGCAATCGATCGCGGGTTTTATTGTCCAGTAATAAGTAGAGTGGTTTTTCTTGTTTCCAGTGCTGTTTGATTTCTGAATCAGAGGCTGGAATAACTTCGCGTTCGCTATAAAACTTCAGAGCAGGACGTTGCCCAGGCAAAGAGGCGTAAATCTTTTGTTGTGCGAGGGTACCCCGTTTGAGGATGGCAGCAACCTCTTTAACCGGATAAGCCGCTTCTAATTCCCAACTCCAGTAAGGAGAGGTCATAAAAAGCAGCAGTGAGATATACATCCCCCAAAACAGAATTAGAATAAATTGCAGATCACGTCGAGCCACTAGCACCGCCGAGACGCTCATTGTCAAAGCCAAAGAAGCCAAAATGACCGACAAGGAGCGGTCAGTTGTGGGTAAAATAGCGAAGACAATGCTACCGGCGATCGCACCTAAACCCATAACAATCAAGCCTATGCTCCAGAGACGGGGATAGGATTGGCGTTTCGGCCCATTCCAGAGTTCCGCCAGATAAGCTCCACCCGCCAGTGCTAAAGCTGGGTAAACAGGCAAGACATACCAGGACAACTGGTTGACCAATACCAAAATCGCCAAAAGATAAAGGCTAGACCAAACGAGTACTAATTTAGCCCAGCCCCAAATCCGATTATCCCAAGCGAGTCGCAACCCGTAAGGCCAGAAAAGTAACCAGGGGACTGAGAATTTTAAGACTTGGATCAGGTGATACCCAACCAGGTTCTGGGAAGCCGTCGTCGGTGCCCCAAAACTCCCCACAGCAGAGCTGACGAGAGATTTGGAAAGGAACATCTCAGGGTTAGAACTCAGCCATATCCCACCCCAAGCCAAGCCAGGGGTACTCCCCAAGAGCAAACCGATCCACCAATACCCTGAGGTTAAGAGCCTGGGAGTATCCCACGCCAGAAACCCGAAGGCAATACCCAAGAGTAAAAGGGTCAGGGGGATACCTTGAGTTAGGCCAATCAACCCTAATCCCATCCCGATACCGACTGACCAACGGAAGTCACGGCGCGATCGCAGCACACTCCACATCACGAGCATGACAAAGCACAGCGTTGCCCCATCCACACTCGCCAGACGCCCCCAACAGACTACGGGTAAAAACGTCAGATAAATTAAGCTCGAAAAAATCGCGCTCTGACGGGAGGGAAAGACTTCTCGTCCAATACTATACAAAAGCGGTACGGACAGGGC of the Allocoleopsis franciscana PCC 7113 genome contains:
- a CDS encoding ArnT family glycosyltransferase, whose translation is MDHQTFTWGRSGNRSRKTERWVEGLWIVGLLLAALLLFGINLGSPPLLEGGEGSVALAAREITKAPLEIWQWLHPKLGSKPYLQEPSLLELLIAGAYKIGGFNEWMTRLPGAILSALSVPLLYSIGREVFPSRQSAIFSSLIYLTFLPVVCWGRLASVDGATLCFVMLVMWSVLRSRRDFRWSVGIGMGLGLIGLTQGIPLTLLLLGIAFGFLAWDTPRLLTSGYWWIGLLLGSTPGLAWGGIWLSSNPEMFLSKSLVSSAVGSFGAPTTASQNLVGYHLIQVLKFSVPWLLFWPYGLRLAWDNRIWGWAKLVLVWSSLYLLAILVLVNQLSWYVLPVYPALALAGGAYLAELWNGPKRQSYPRLWSIGLIVMGLGAIAGSIVFAILPTTDRSLSVILASLALTMSVSAVLVARRDLQFILILFWGMYISLLLFMTSPYWSWELEAAYPVKEVAAILKRGTLAQQKIYASLPGQRPALKFYSEREVIPASDSEIKQHWKQEKPLYLLLDNKTRDRLHLEPAVVVGKTNDSSWVLITQKSN
- a CDS encoding Rrf2 family transcriptional regulator; amino-acid sequence: MKLTTRGHYSVKALLDLSLQQGFGPTSVKAIAQRQDIPAPYLEKLLIEMRRAGLVNSVRGAQGGYQLARQPAQISLGQILEAVGETIEPLRGHTPDAAQAEDWVTFTLWHRLHQKLKEALYSITLADLYYDARSWQAARGEETSFVV
- a CDS encoding AbrB family transcriptional regulator — encoded protein: MAKKKKMDPLEGEALILKVKELGNLSKEEKARACGYFTVTKNGVERVNMMKFLNALIDAEGIELDSKANGNGRGGRSASYRISVQSNGNLLIGSAYTKQMGLQPGDEFEITLGRKHIHLKQLDALEETAEAS